The genomic stretch ATGCTACCTTTAGTCACGTTTTCCGTAAGTAAGAAAGCGCTTAATGTACCGTTATCTGTTTGATCTAAGTCTGGACGGATATTGAAAACAATTTGTGGAATTGCTTTTTTTTCATCTGCTTTAACAGGAATAGAATAGGTTTTTGTTGTAACTTTATAATCACCTACTTGTAAAACGGTTCCTTTCGCCAGATCTTTTGTGGCAACTGCCGTTTCAAGAACAACATTTCTATATACTGGTTTTTGTGCAACAACTTGTTCTTGGTGGCGGATCTCCGCACGTTCATCGTCGTGTGACTTATTCATCACAACAAGACCAACTACACCTACCCCTAATATTAGAAACGAAATGATAAATAAAAGACGATAATTCATAATAAATCCTTAGATCTTTGTGACAAATTAAAAACCTAATAACGAAGAAAACCCTTTACTAACTCACGAGAGGAAAAAACAAAACCTCCTGCAAAAGAAACCCACCAGCAATAGCTACTCCATAAGGAAGTCCTCTCTCTTTAACATTTCTGCGGAAAAATATCAGACCACCGAGCGCCAAAATGACACCTAAGACGGTCACAAAGAAGAAAAAGAACATTAACTGTGATGGTGGGATTGCTAAAACGAGTATCGATAACAGTTTGATATCGCCAGCACCAATAATGTGAATAAGGAAAAGAAAAAAGCCTATGGCCAAAATTACAAGTGCAGGAACAAAATAAATATTTCCGTGCAATAAAATGGAATAAGGAAGAATCGCACACCCTAACGCAAACACAAGCTGATTGCTGATCAAACGGTGTCTAACATCGGAGCAGCTAAT from Actinobacillus delphinicola encodes the following:
- a CDS encoding A24 family peptidase, which produces MLPASYSISLGMVGIFFICSVAIVTTLIMISCSDVRHRLISNQLVFALGCAILPYSILLHGNIYFVPALVILAIGFFLFLIHIIGAGDIKLLSILVLAIPPSQLMFFFFFVTVLGVILALGGLIFFRRNVKERGLPYGVAIAGGFLLQEVLFFPLVS